The Leptospira bouyouniensis genome contains a region encoding:
- the lpxC gene encoding UDP-3-O-acyl-N-acetylglucosamine deacetylase — translation MQTVIHRKTIQNSVTLKGIGVHSGKVVTLRLHPAEANTGLIFYLYKGIQKIRIPVSLDHVVDTSNATTIGDGGSNRVQTIEHLLAAVHTLGITDCIFEIDSVEVPIMDGSSLPFWEGIRSAGIRILDETIEPITITNPIWVVDGDKYLVMLPSDELKVTYSIDFNHPLLRGQSYTTTLDESILGTDILPARTFGFLKDVEALQARGLAMGGSLDNAVVLTDDGYLNDHLRYDNECVRHKILDLVGDLAVMGRPFRGHLIASKAGHALDISLAKCIMSQFTGNELTQYKSKRIPLFSKKEAAK, via the coding sequence ATGCAAACAGTGATCCATCGAAAAACGATCCAAAACTCTGTCACTTTGAAGGGAATTGGCGTACATTCAGGGAAAGTGGTGACACTCCGCCTCCACCCAGCTGAGGCAAACACTGGTCTTATCTTTTATCTTTACAAAGGCATCCAAAAAATCCGCATTCCTGTTTCCCTCGACCATGTAGTCGATACAAGCAACGCAACAACCATCGGTGATGGCGGCTCGAACCGAGTCCAAACCATCGAGCACTTACTAGCGGCTGTTCACACCTTAGGGATCACTGATTGTATTTTTGAAATTGATTCAGTAGAAGTTCCGATTATGGATGGTTCTTCCTTACCATTTTGGGAAGGGATTCGTTCTGCGGGGATTCGAATTCTCGACGAAACCATTGAACCAATCACCATCACAAACCCAATTTGGGTAGTCGATGGTGACAAATACCTTGTCATGCTTCCTTCCGATGAGTTGAAAGTCACCTATAGCATTGATTTTAACCACCCGCTCCTTCGCGGCCAGTCTTACACAACCACTCTCGATGAATCCATCCTCGGTACAGACATTTTACCTGCGAGAACCTTTGGATTTTTAAAGGATGTGGAAGCCCTCCAAGCTCGTGGCCTTGCCATGGGAGGATCCCTCGACAATGCGGTTGTTTTGACTGATGACGGTTATTTAAACGACCACCTCCGCTATGACAACGAATGTGTGCGCCATAAGATCCTCGACCTCGTTGGTGACCTTGCTGTGATGGGACGTCCTTTCCGAGGCCATTTGATTGCATCCAAAGCGGGACATGCCTTGGATATCTCTCTTGCCAAATGCATAATGAGCCAGTTTACAGGGAACGAACTTACCCAATATAAGAGCAAACGGATCCCACTTTTCTCCAAAAAAGAAGCCGCAAAGTAA